One Cyprinus carpio isolate SPL01 chromosome A16, ASM1834038v1, whole genome shotgun sequence genomic region harbors:
- the chrnb2 gene encoding neuronal acetylcholine receptor subunit beta-2 isoform X1, with protein sequence MMALWTLFCILAIVKSSNGADTEERLVEHLLNPAHYNKLIRPATNGSELVTVQLMVSLAQLISVHEREQIMTTNVWLTQEWQDYRLTWNPDEFDGMKKVRLPSKHIWLPDVVLYNNADGMYEVSFYSNAVVSYDGSVFWLPPAIYKSACKIEVKHFPFDQQNCTLSFRSWTYDRTEVDLVLRADVASMDDFTPSGEWDIIALPGRRNENPSDPTYVDITYDFIIRRKPLFYTINLIIPCILITSLAILVFYLPSDCGEKMTLCISVLLALTVFLLLISKIVPPTSLDVPLVGKYLMFTMVLVTFSIVTSVCVLNVHHRSPTTHTMPPWVKLVFLNKLPALLFMRQPRNSSERQRLRQRRRANEQQEGGRGGLAAGLMAGLGLGGSSSESKENNEACTCYVNRATVKQFGAELGGGGGGGGSTDGLNGIREGGRAAREGGSNPLQSSALPRAKQQPPTVLTQALLAQACPGFEEAVDGVRFIATHMKSEDDDQSVSEDWKYVAMVIDRLFLWIFVFVCVFGTIGMFLQPLFQNYTAKTITNTPG encoded by the exons ATGATGGCTCTGTGGACGCTCTTCTGCATCCTCGCCATTGTGAAAA GCAGTAATGGGGCAGATACAGAAGAAAGACTGGTGGAGCATCTTCTTAATCCAGCCCACTACAACAAACTGATCCGACCAGCGACTAATGGTTCAGAACTGGTCACAGTGCAGCTGATGGTCTCACTGGCACAGCTCATCAGTGTG CATGAGAGAGAACAGATCATGACCACCAATGTCTGGCTTACACAG GAGTGGCAGGACTACCGGCTAACATGGAACCCAGATGAGTTTGATGGCATGAAGAAGGTCCGTCTTCCCTCAAAACATATTTGGTTACCTGATGTTGTTCTTTACAACAA TGCTGATGGCATGTATGAGGTGTCTTTCTACTCCAATGCTGTCGTCTCTTATGATGGAAGTGTCTTCTGGTTGCCACCAGCGATCTATAAGAGTGCCTGTAAAATTGAGGTGAAGCACTTCCCTTTCGACCAGCAGAACTGCACGCTGAGCTTCCGCTCGTGGACCTATGACCGCACAGAAGTGGACCTGGTTCTGCGTGCGGATGTGGCTAGTATGGACGACTTCACGCCCAGTGGCGAGTGGGACATCATTGCTCTCCCTGGCCGTCGAAACGAGAACCCCTCAGACCCAACCTATGTAGACATCACCTATGACTTCATCATCCGGCGCAAACCCCTCTTTTACACCATCAACCTCATCATTCCTTGCATCCTCATCACCTCGCTGGCCATCCTAGTGTTCTACCTTCCATCGGACTGTGGGGAGAAGATGACGCTCTGCATCTCTGTGCTACTGGCCCTCACTGTGTTCCTGCTGCTGATCTCCAAAATCGTGCCGCCCACGTCTCTCGATGTCCCTCTGGTTGGGAAGTATCTGATGTTCACCATGGTGCTTGTCACATTCTCTATTGTGACAAGCGTGTGCGTGCTGAACGTGCATCACCGGTcgcccaccacacacacaatgccTCCATGGGTAAAGTTGGTGTTCCTCAACAAGTTACCCGCCTTGCTCTTCATGCGGCAGCCACGCAACAGCAGCGAGCGGCAGCGTTTGCGCCAACGCCGGCGTGCCAATGAACAGCAGGAAGGTGGGAGAGGGGGTCTAGCAGCTGGGCTCATGGCGGGACTGGGCCTGGGCGGCTCTTCATCGGAGAGCAAAGAGAACAATGAAGCGTGCACATGCTATGTGAACCGGGCCACAGTTAAACAGTTTGGGGCAGAGTTgggtggaggtggtggtggaGGGGGGTCGACAGATGGACTAAATGGGATAAGGGAAGGGGGGAGAGCGGCCAGGGAAGGAGGTTCAAATCCATTACAAAGCTCTGCTCTACCTCGGGCAAAGCAGCAGCCCCCTACGGTCCTCACCCAGGCTCTGCTGGCCCAGGCCTGCCCAGGGTTCGAAGAGGCTGTAGACGGAGTCCGCTTCATCGCAACCCACATGAAGAGCGAGGATGACGACCAAAGT GTGAGTGAGGACTGGAAGTATGTCGCCATGGTGATCGATCGTCTGTTTCTCTggatctttgtgtttgtgtgtgtctttggcACAATCGGAATGTTCCTTCAGCCTCTGTTCCAAAACTACACAGCCAAAACTATCACCAACACACCTGGCTGA
- the chrnb2 gene encoding neuronal acetylcholine receptor subunit beta-2 isoform X2, which yields MMALWTLFCILAIVKSSNGADTEERLVEHLLNPAHYNKLIRPATNGSELVTVQLMVSLAQLISVEWQDYRLTWNPDEFDGMKKVRLPSKHIWLPDVVLYNNADGMYEVSFYSNAVVSYDGSVFWLPPAIYKSACKIEVKHFPFDQQNCTLSFRSWTYDRTEVDLVLRADVASMDDFTPSGEWDIIALPGRRNENPSDPTYVDITYDFIIRRKPLFYTINLIIPCILITSLAILVFYLPSDCGEKMTLCISVLLALTVFLLLISKIVPPTSLDVPLVGKYLMFTMVLVTFSIVTSVCVLNVHHRSPTTHTMPPWVKLVFLNKLPALLFMRQPRNSSERQRLRQRRRANEQQEGGRGGLAAGLMAGLGLGGSSSESKENNEACTCYVNRATVKQFGAELGGGGGGGGSTDGLNGIREGGRAAREGGSNPLQSSALPRAKQQPPTVLTQALLAQACPGFEEAVDGVRFIATHMKSEDDDQSVSEDWKYVAMVIDRLFLWIFVFVCVFGTIGMFLQPLFQNYTAKTITNTPG from the exons ATGATGGCTCTGTGGACGCTCTTCTGCATCCTCGCCATTGTGAAAA GCAGTAATGGGGCAGATACAGAAGAAAGACTGGTGGAGCATCTTCTTAATCCAGCCCACTACAACAAACTGATCCGACCAGCGACTAATGGTTCAGAACTGGTCACAGTGCAGCTGATGGTCTCACTGGCACAGCTCATCAGTGTG GAGTGGCAGGACTACCGGCTAACATGGAACCCAGATGAGTTTGATGGCATGAAGAAGGTCCGTCTTCCCTCAAAACATATTTGGTTACCTGATGTTGTTCTTTACAACAA TGCTGATGGCATGTATGAGGTGTCTTTCTACTCCAATGCTGTCGTCTCTTATGATGGAAGTGTCTTCTGGTTGCCACCAGCGATCTATAAGAGTGCCTGTAAAATTGAGGTGAAGCACTTCCCTTTCGACCAGCAGAACTGCACGCTGAGCTTCCGCTCGTGGACCTATGACCGCACAGAAGTGGACCTGGTTCTGCGTGCGGATGTGGCTAGTATGGACGACTTCACGCCCAGTGGCGAGTGGGACATCATTGCTCTCCCTGGCCGTCGAAACGAGAACCCCTCAGACCCAACCTATGTAGACATCACCTATGACTTCATCATCCGGCGCAAACCCCTCTTTTACACCATCAACCTCATCATTCCTTGCATCCTCATCACCTCGCTGGCCATCCTAGTGTTCTACCTTCCATCGGACTGTGGGGAGAAGATGACGCTCTGCATCTCTGTGCTACTGGCCCTCACTGTGTTCCTGCTGCTGATCTCCAAAATCGTGCCGCCCACGTCTCTCGATGTCCCTCTGGTTGGGAAGTATCTGATGTTCACCATGGTGCTTGTCACATTCTCTATTGTGACAAGCGTGTGCGTGCTGAACGTGCATCACCGGTcgcccaccacacacacaatgccTCCATGGGTAAAGTTGGTGTTCCTCAACAAGTTACCCGCCTTGCTCTTCATGCGGCAGCCACGCAACAGCAGCGAGCGGCAGCGTTTGCGCCAACGCCGGCGTGCCAATGAACAGCAGGAAGGTGGGAGAGGGGGTCTAGCAGCTGGGCTCATGGCGGGACTGGGCCTGGGCGGCTCTTCATCGGAGAGCAAAGAGAACAATGAAGCGTGCACATGCTATGTGAACCGGGCCACAGTTAAACAGTTTGGGGCAGAGTTgggtggaggtggtggtggaGGGGGGTCGACAGATGGACTAAATGGGATAAGGGAAGGGGGGAGAGCGGCCAGGGAAGGAGGTTCAAATCCATTACAAAGCTCTGCTCTACCTCGGGCAAAGCAGCAGCCCCCTACGGTCCTCACCCAGGCTCTGCTGGCCCAGGCCTGCCCAGGGTTCGAAGAGGCTGTAGACGGAGTCCGCTTCATCGCAACCCACATGAAGAGCGAGGATGACGACCAAAGT GTGAGTGAGGACTGGAAGTATGTCGCCATGGTGATCGATCGTCTGTTTCTCTggatctttgtgtttgtgtgtgtctttggcACAATCGGAATGTTCCTTCAGCCTCTGTTCCAAAACTACACAGCCAAAACTATCACCAACACACCTGGCTGA
- the LOC109057675 gene encoding protein S100-A1-like has product MLPITSRLHQHSSLLKEQKSNNHLTTRMSNILNSENASTLENAMQLMIQTFHKYSGNEGDKYTLSRQELKEMLTQELGNYLGNAQDKDAVDKVMGDLDSNNDGEVDFTEFVILVGALTVACNDFFLEYHEKDGKKVEKKE; this is encoded by the exons ATGCTGCCCATCACCTCCCGTCTTCACCAACATTCATCTCTCCTCAAGGAACAGAAGAGCAACAATCATCTAACAACAAG AATGTCTAATATTCTAAACTCAGAGAATGCCTCCACTCTGGAGAACGCCATGCAGCTGATGATCCAGACGTTCCACAAGTACTCTGGAAATGAGGGAGACAAATATACTCTTAGCAGGCAGGAACTCAAAGAGATGCTAACGCAGGAGCTGGGCAACTACCTTGGG AACGCACAGGATAAGGATGCGGTAGATAAAGTTATGGGAGACCTGGATTCAAACAACGACGGTGAGGTGGACTTCACAGAGTTCGTCATCCTCGTTGGTGCCCTCACTGTCGCCTGCAACGACTTCTTCCTCGAGTATCATGAAAAGGATGgaaagaaagttgaaaagaaagaGTAG
- the LOC109057678 gene encoding protein S100-A16-like has protein sequence MEGAIKTVVMQFLSSARGKESLGGKSFQKLVQSQLGNILSDTDSSSAVKDMMKGLDDNQDGKVSFQEYLTLVGYLANSVSEQKTQSTAASEQ, from the exons ATGGAGGGTGCCATTAAAACAGTTGTTATGCAGTTCCTGTCTTCAGCACGAGGAAAAGAGAGCCTGGGTGGGAAGAGCTTCCAAAAGTTAGTCCAGAGTCAGCTGGGAAACATCCTGAGC gacACTGACAGTTCTTCTGCAGTGAAGGACATGATGAAAGGCCTAGATGACAACCAGGATGGGAAGGTCAGTTTCCAGGAGTACCTGACGCTGGTGGGCTACCTGGCCAACTCAGTGAGTGAGCAGAAAACACAGAGCACTGCAGCCAGTGAACAATAA